A part of Helicoverpa zea isolate HzStark_Cry1AcR chromosome 17, ilHelZeax1.1, whole genome shotgun sequence genomic DNA contains:
- the LOC124638230 gene encoding stomatin-like protein 2, mitochondrial produces the protein MFTRTRLFFSRTLPLRNVFSLEYQNNGRFLYSITAARSRSTTPLNTIVMFVPQQEAWIVERMGKFHRILEPGLNLLWPIVDKIKYVQSLKEIAIDVPKQSAITSDNVTLSIDGVLYLRIIDPYLASYGVEDPEFAITQLAQTTMRSELGQISLDKVFRERESLNVAIVDAINKASEAWGITCLRYEIRDIKLPTRVHEAMQMQVEAERRKRAAILESEGVRAADINVAEGKRQARILASEAEKQEQINKASGEAQAMLAVAEARAQGLKLIGGALAQRDSKHAASLTLAEQYVSAFNKLARTNNTLILPANAGDVSNLVAQAMSIYSTVTAHNAQTKTNTQPEITEYEEPLVKINALTEKGSTLAGPALSNVDDSLAEYFSDDEEREKALRAHKEKKDYHTQQLNKLEKIEKET, from the exons atgttcACTCGCACCAGACTGTTTTTCTCCAGGACTCTTCCTTTGCGC AATGTTTTTAGCTTGGAATACCAAAACAATGGCAGATTTTTGTACAGCATTACAGCCGCAAGAAGTCGTTCTACTACCCCGCTTAATACGATTGTAATGTTCGTTCCGCAACAAGAG GCATGGATTGTGGAGCGTATGGGAAAATTTCATAGGATTCTAGAGCCTGGACTGAATCTGCTGTGGCCTATAGTGGATAAGATAAAGTATGTGCAGAGCTTGAAGGAAATAGCTATAGATGTTCCAAAACAAAGTGCCATCACCTCTGACAACGTGACCCTCAGCATCGATGGAGTACTTTATCTTCGTATTATTGACCCTTACTTAG CATCATATGGTGTTGAAGATCCCGAGTTTGCCATCACACAACTTGCTCAAACAACTATGCGTTCCGAACTTGGTCAGATATCACTTGACAAAGTGTTCAGGGAGAGAGAATCTTTGAATGTGGCTATTGTGGATGCTATCAATAAGGCCAGTGAAGCTTGGGGTATTACATGTCTTCGTTATGAGATCC GTGACATAAAGCTGCCGACGCGAGTACACGAAGCTATGCAGATGCAAGTGGAAGCTGAACGGCGGAAAAGAGCTGCCATCTTGGAGTCCGAGGGAGTCAGAGCTGCAGACATTAACGTTGCCGAGGGCAAGCGCCAGGCTAGAATATTGGCTTCAG AGGCTGAGAAACAAGAACAGATAAACAAGGCGTCTGGTGAAGCTCAGGCGATGCTCGCCGTTGCGGAGGCGCGAGCGCAAGGGCTCAAGTTAATTGGAGGCGCTCTTGCTCAAAGG GATAGTAAGCACGCTGCATCATTGACCCTGGCTGAGCAGTATGTGTCGGCGTTCAACAAGCTAGCGAGGACGAATAACACTCTCATCTTACCTGCAAACGCTGGGGACGTGTCCAACTTAGTCGCACAG GCGATGTCAATATATTCAACAGTGACAGCACACAATGCACAAACGAAGACAAATACACAGCCTGAAATCACAGAGTATGAGGAGCCTCTAGTCAAAATTAATGCATTAACAGAAAAAGGTTCTACCCTGGCAGGCCCGGCCTTGAGCAACGTTGATGACTCCTTAGCAGAATACTTCTCAGATGATGAAGAAAGAGAAAAGGCGTTAAGAGCTCACAAAGAGAAGAAGGACTACCACACGCAACAGTTAAATAAACTAGagaaaatagaaaaagaaacaTAG
- the LOC124638265 gene encoding coiled-coil domain-containing protein 112-like, with the protein MDLISTKSSSSASNVPHTLSLSAKMKRLKVEEHLLLQNIKKCLSDEAKKYSIFSEFKAFTGKNKNTLREIKLLFQDIKTSTSSKEMLETIEIEDVKKNTIGLENRIKAFKFHLQSELARLSSEEQELNTTINEEPIIISKFKKQPRPRIQTAKYNEIVPSPVKTLMTSPFKFPEVQEFQDFMQNSVNRYGGWDEYHHNIFVNHWKKHFESQHEIVYDETNGQMEITPILNSFLRDLLPKLFDIREDEIISHIKWYSKFIYLKQRQQKAIDKWRSNRKVMKSAKVDPRIKDMSTQTKTNSRTNVINHKINSNTDSSDDLDIVSHFVDQSINYRKKCCSEDYTNETQIPSETSEESQNQALDKLQKFTKQWDIRVNSKDLKVESKNWNLENIKKLRIPTWRTGL; encoded by the exons atggaTCTAATATCTACAAAGTCTAGCAGCAGTGCTTCAAATGTGCCACATACCTTAAGTTTATCGGCTAAAATGAAAAGGTTGAAGGTTGAGGAACATCTTCttcttcaaaatataaaaaaatgtttatcagACGAGGCAAAAAAGTACTCGATATTTTCAGAATTTAAAGCTTTtacaggaaaaaataaaaatacgcttAGAGAAATAAAGTTGTTATTCCAAGATATAAAGACAAGCACATCTTCCAAGGAAATGTTGGAAACTATCG AAATTGAAGATGTTAAAAAGAATACCATTGGGTTAGAAAACCGTATCAAAGCATTCAAGTTTCATTTGCAGTCAGAATTAGCACGTCTTAGCTCTGAAGAACAAGAACTGAATACGACT ataAACGAAGAGCCAATTATAATTAGTAAATTCAAGAAGCAGCCAAGGCCAAGAATACAAACGGCTAAGTATAATGAAATTGTGCCAAGTCCTGTAAAAACATTAATGACATCCCCTTTTAAGTTTCCG gaAGTCCAAGAGTTCCAAGATTTTATGCAGAATAGTGTAAATCGATACGGAGGCTGGGATGAATACCACCATAATATATTTGTGAATCATTGGAAAAAACATTTTGAGAGTCAACATGAAATTGTTTATGATGAAACTAATGGGCAGATGGAAATTACTCCtatattaaattcatttttgcGGGATCTTTTACCAAAACTATTCG ATATCCGCGAAGATGAAATCATCTCGCACATCAAATGGTACTCAAAGTTTATCTACCTTAAGCAACGGCAGCAGAAAGCTATTGATAAATGGAGATCTAATAGAAAAGTTATGAAATCTGCTAAG GTAGATCCGAGAATAAAAGATATGTCTACACAAACCAAGACTAATAGTCGTACGAATGTGATCAATCACAAGATTAACAGTAACACTGATAGCAGCG ATGATCTGGATATTGTGAGCCATTTCGTTGATCAGTCTATCAATTATAGGAAAAAATGTTGCAGTGAAGACTATACAAACGAAACTCAAATACCCTCTGAAACTAGTGAAGAGAGTCAAAACCAAGCATTAGATAAGTTGCAAAAATTTACGAAGCAATGGGATATTAGAGTTAACAGTAAAGATTTGAAAGTGGAATCGAAGAACTGGAATCTTGAAAACATTAAGAAACT GCGAATTCCAACTTGGAGGACGGGATTGTAA
- the LOC124638231 gene encoding maspardin-like — MSCVSELSQSNEYLSFRSSIPLRKVVVDSDGSKAWRIFDSGPKSVSCPLICLPPVSGTADVFYQQVLGLASRGVRVIAAEPPPYWNIKEWCDGFKRLIDYLELDKVHIFGASLGGFIAQKFAELTSNYPRVASLVLCNTFTDTSVFEYHDSSALFWLLPSLVLKRMLMGNFTTDKVDKRMAESIDFMVERLESLNQAELASRLTLNCTPCYIKPQALVNMPITVMDVWDECALSSRVREDLYKSYPQAKLAHLKSGGNFPYLSRSDEVNLHLLIHLRQFDGTDLSASYLSLHKMPAASNLNQPEEGSVSFFNQRDKIVKIS, encoded by the exons ATGAGTTGCGTCAGTGAATTGTCTCAGTCTAATGAATATCTCAGTTTTAGAAGCAGCATTCCCTTGAGGAAAGTTGTAGTTGACTCAGATGGATCCAAG GCTTGGAGAATTTTCGACAGTGGTCCAAAATCCGTAAGCTGTCCCTTGATATGCCTGCCGCCCGTGTCTGGCACTGCCGATGTGTTCTACCAGCAAGTGTTAGGGCTCGCTTCAAGGGGGGTTCGAGTTATAGCTGCAGAACCTCCACCATACTGGAATATTAAGGAATGGTGCGATGGCTTTAAAAGACTTATTGACTACCTTGAACTGGACAAAGTACATATTTTCGGAGCTTCCTTAG gtgGATTCATAGCACAGAAGTTTGCGGAATTAACAAGTAACTATCCTCGGGTGGCTTCTCTTGTCCTGTGCAACACTTTCACAGACACTTCAGTATTTGAGTACCATGACTCGTCAGCCCTCTTTTGGCTCCTACCTTCTTTAGTCCTGAAAAGAATGCTCATGGGCAATTTCACAACTGATAAAGTTGACAAAAGAATGGCAGAATCTATTGACTTCATGGTTGAAAGa CTGGAATCTTTAAACCAAGCAGAGTTAGCATCAAGGCTAACTTTGAACTGCACACCTTGTTACATAAAACCTCAAGCACTCGTCAACATGCCTATCACCGTAATGGATGTTTGGGATGAATGTGCCCTAAGTTCAAGAGTACGGGAGGACCTTTACAAGTCCTACCCTCAAGCTAAACTGGCTCATTTAAAAAGTGGTGGCAACTTTCCCTATTTGAGCAGAAGCGATGAAGTTAACTTGCATTTATTA ATCCATTTGCGACAATTCGACGGCACGGACCTATCGGCGTCATACCTAAGTCTCCACAAAATGCCAGCAGCATCAAACTTGAATCAGCCAGAGGAGGGATCAGTCAGCTTCTTCAATCAAAGAGATAAAATCGTCAAAATATCCTAG